The Vicia villosa cultivar HV-30 ecotype Madison, WI unplaced genomic scaffold, Vvil1.0 ctg.000436F_1_1, whole genome shotgun sequence genome includes a window with the following:
- the LOC131628247 gene encoding vacuolar protein sorting-associated protein 24 homolog 1-like: MEKVMNILKPKANPQQILRDWQRRLRQECRNIERQIRDIQREEKAVQKAIKEAAKRNDIGSAKALATELVRSRKTVNRLHENKAQLNSISMHLGESVAISRTVGHLSKSAEVMKLVNNLMKAPEMAVAMQEFSKEMTKAGVIEEIVNDAVDSALDSEDIEDEIEEEVDKVLTELAGETAAQLPEAVRKQKVKQPAQSVGAAEEEEAIAEGVDDEEEMEEIRARLAKVRS; the protein is encoded by the exons ATGGAGAAGGTGATGAACATTCTGAAACCCAAGGCAAATCCTCAACAAATATTGAGAGATTGGCAACGCAGGCTTCGCCAAGAGTGTCGAAACATTGAACGTCAAATTCGCG ATATTCAGAGAGAAGAAAAAGCTGTGCAGAAGGCTATTAAAGAAGCTGCCAAGAGGAATGACATTGGCTCTGCAAAG GCACTTGCTACAGAACTTGTGAGATCGAGGAAAACAGTGAACCGTCTTCATGAAAATAAAGCGCAATTGAATTCAATATCAATGCACCTTGGTGAAAGTGTTG CGATTTCTCGTACTGTGGGACATCTATCCAAGAGTGCTGAGGTTATGAAGCTTGTCAATAACCTCATGAAGGCTCCTGAAATGGCTGTGGCTATGCAAGAGTTCAGCAAAGAAATGACAAAG GCAGGAGTCATTGAGGAGATAGTAAACGATGCTGTTGACTCGGCATTAGATTCTGAGGACATAGAAGATGAGATAGAAGAAGAAGTTGACAAAGTCTTAACCGAACTAGCTGGTGAGACGGCTGCACAACTTCCCGAAGCTGTGAGGAAACAAAAGGTGAAGCAACCTGCTCAAAGTGTTGGAGCTGCAGAGGAG GAAGAGGCTATTGCCGAAGGTGTTGATGACGAGGAGGAAATGGAAGAAATTAGGGCCAGACTGGCCAAAGTCAGGTCATAA